One genomic segment of Vulpes vulpes isolate BD-2025 chromosome 2, VulVul3, whole genome shotgun sequence includes these proteins:
- the KRT36 gene encoding keratin, type I cuticular Ha6 — protein sequence MATQGCSPVFSSGSVKGLCGTAGGLSRVSSVRSVGSCRVPSLAGAVGSVSSVRLGLSSLGSCLPGSYLSAGCYPSGFVGSGGWFCEGSFNGSEKETMQFLNDRLANYLEKVRQLERENAELERRIREWYESQIPYICPDYQSYFKTIEELQQKILLTKAENARLVLQIDNAKLAADDFRTKYETELSMRQLVEADTNGLRRILDELTLCKADLESQVESLKEELLCLKKNHEEEVNTLRCQLGDRLNVEVDAAPPVDLNKILDDMRCQYEALVENNRRDVETWFNTQTEELNQQVVSSSEQLQCCQTEIIELRRNVNALEIELQAQHSMRNSLESTLAETEARYGSQLAQMQCLIGNVEAQLAEIRCDLERQNQEYQVLLDVKARLESEIATYRRLLEGEDCKLPAHPCATEGKPSIRVPYVSTVPCAPAVPCGPAPQVSTQIRTITEEIRDGKVVSSREHLQPCSL from the exons ATGGCCACCCAGGGCTGCTCCCCGGTCTTCTCCTCTGGGTCTGTCAAGGGCCTGTGTGGCACAGCAGGTGGCCTCTCTCGGGTATCCTCTGTCCGTTCTGTGGGCTCCTGCAGGGTCCCCAGTCTTGCTGGTGCTGTGGGGTCTGTCTCCTCTGTCAGGCTGGGCCTGTCCAGCCTCGGGAGCTGCTTGCCAGGCTCCTACCTGTCTGCTGGGTGCTACCCCTCTGGCTTTGTTGGGAGTGGGGGCTGGTTCTGCGAGGGCTCCTTCAATGGCAGCGAGAAGGAGACCATGCAGTTCCTGAACGACCGCCTGGCCAACTACCTGGAGAAGGTGCGCCAGCTGGAGCGGGAGAATGCGGAGCTGGAGAGACGTATCCGGGAGTGGTATGAGTCTCAGATCCCATACATCTGCCCAGACTACCAGTCCTATTTCAAGACCATTGAGGAGCTCCAGCAGAAG ATCCTGCTGACCAAGGCTGAGAACGCCAGGCTAGTCCTGCAGATTGACAACGCCAAGCTGGCTGCTGACGACTTTCGGACCAA GTACGAGACGGAGCTGTCCATGCGGCAGCTGGTGGAGGCTGACACCAACGGCCTGCGCAGGATCCTGGATGAGCTGACCCTGTGCAAGGCGGACCTGGAGTCCCAGGTGGAGTCTCTGAAGGAGGAGCTGCTCTGCCTCAAGAAAAACCATGAGGAG GAAGTCAACACCCTCCGTTGCCAGCTCGGGGACCGACTGAATGTGGAGGTGGATGCTGCCCCCCCAGTGGATCTCAACAAGATCCTGGATGATATGAGATGCCAGTATGAGGCCCTGGTGGAGAATAACCGTAGAGACGTGGAGACCTGGTTCAACACTCAG ACCGAGGAGCTGAACCAGCAGGTGGTGTCCAGCTCAGAGCAGCTACAGTGCTGCCAGACAGAGATCATCGAGCTGAGACGCAACGTCAACGCCCTGGAGATCGAGCTGCAGGCCCAGCATAGCATG AGGAATTCCCTGGAATCTACCCTGGCGGAGACCGAGGCCCGCTACGGCTCCCAGCTGGCCCAGATGCAGTGCCTGATTGGCAACGTGGAGGCCCAGTTGGCCGAGATCAGGTGTGATCTGGAGCGGCAGAACCAGGAGTACCAGGTGCTGCTGGACGTCAAGGCCCGGCTGGAGTCAGAGATCGCCACCTACCGCCGCCTGCTGGAGGGCGAGGACTGCAA GCTGCCGGCTCACCCTTGTGCCACTGAAGGCAAGCCTTCGATTAGGGTGCCTTATGTCTCCACCGTGCCCTGTGCTCCGGCTGTGCCCTGTGGCCCAGCTCCCCAGGTCAGCACCCAGATCCGCACCATCACAGAGGAGATCAGAGATGGGAAAGTCGTCTCCTCCAGGGAACACCTGCAGCCCTGCTCACTGTAG
- the KRT35 gene encoding keratin, type I cuticular Ha5 has translation MASKCLKASFSSGSLKGLGGASGGSARVSAMYSSSSCKLPSLSRGARSFSACSVGPTRISCRPASCLPALCLPPGGFATSYSLGGGWFGESVLTGSEKETMQSLNDRLASYLEKVRQLEQENASLESRIREWCEQQVPYLCPDYQSYFRTIEELQKKTLCTKAENARLVVQIDNAKLAADDFRTKYETEVSMRQLVESDMNGLRRILDDLTLCKSDLEAQVESLKEELLCLKKNHEEEVNSLRCQLGDRLNVEVDAAPPVDLNRVLDEMRCQYETLVENNRRDAEEWFNTQTEELNQQVVSSSEQLQSCQAEIIELRRTVNALEIELQAQQSMRDALESTLAETEARYSSQLAQMQCLIGNVEAQLAEIRADLERQNQEYQVLLDVRARLEGEINTYRGLLESEEGKLPGNPCAPDHSPAKSCLPCLPAVSCGPAAVRNTCSPRPICVPCPGGRF, from the exons ATGGCTTCTAAGTGCCTCAAGGCCAGCTTCTCTTCGGGGTCTCTCAAGGGTCTGGGCGGGGCCAGCGGGGGCTCTGCTCGAGTGTCGGCGATGTACTCCAGCAGCTCTTGCAAGCTCCCGAGCCTCTCCCGAGGGGCCCGGAGTTTCTCCGCGTGCTCGGTCGGGCCTACCAGGATCAGCTGCAGGCCTGCCAGCTgcctccctgctctctgcctcccacccgGAGGCTTTGCCACCAGCTACAGCCTGGGCGGGGGCTGGTTTGGGGAGAGTGTCCTCACTGGCAGCGAGAAGGAGACCATGCAGTCCCTGAACGACCGCCTGGCCAGCTACCTGGAGAAGGTGCGCCAGCTGGAGCAGGAGAATGCCAGCCTGGAGAGCCGCATCCGGGAGTGGTGTGAGCAGCAGGTGCCCTACCTGTGCCCCGACTACCAGTCTTACTTCCGGACCATCGAGGAGCTCCAGAAGAAG ACCCTGTGCACCAAAGCAGAGAATGCCAGGTTGGTGGTGCAGATCGACAATGCCAAGTTGGCTGCAGACGACTTCAGAACCAA GTATGAGACGGAGGTGTCCATGCGGCAGCTGGTGGAGTCAGACATGAATGGTCTGCGCAGGATCCTGGATGATCTGACCCTGTGCAAATCTGACCTGGAGGCCCAGGTGGAGTCCCTGAAGGAGGAGCTGCTGTGCCTCAAGAAGAACCATGAGGAG GAAGTAAACTCGCTGCGCTGCCAGCTTGGTGACCGGCTCAATGTTGAGGTGGACGCTGCCCCGCCAGTTGACCTGAACCGTGTCCTGGATGAGATGAGGTGTCAGTATGAGACCCTGGTGGAGAATAACCGCCGGGATGCTGAAGAATGGTTCAACACTCAG ACCGAGGAGCTGAACCAGCAGGTGGTGTCCAGCTCAGAGCAGCTGCAGTCCTGCCAGGCGGAGATCATTGAGCTGAGGCGCACGGTCAACGCCCTGGAGATCGAGCTGCAGGCCCAGCAGAGCATG CGAGATGCTTTGGAATCCACCCTGGCGGAGACAGAGGCGCGCTACAGCTCTCAGCTGGCCCAGATGCAGTGCCTGATTGGCAACGTGGAGGCGCAGCTGGCCGAGATCCGGGCTGACCTGGAGCGGCAGAACCAGGAGTACCAGGTGCTGCTGGACGTGCGGGCCCGGCTGGAGGGCGAGATCAACACGTACCGGGGCCTGCTGGAGAGCGAGGAGGGCAA gCTGCCTGGTAACCCGTGTGCCCCTGACCACTCGCCAGCCAAGTCGTGCCTCCCCTGTCTTCCTGCAGTCTCCTGCGGTCCTGCTGCAGTCCGTAAcacctgcagcccccgccccatTTGTGTGCCCTGCCCGGGGGGCCGGTTCTGA
- the KRT32 gene encoding keratin, type I cuticular Ha2: MTSNCSPAFIKGCQRPSSVCSSSMSCRPELCLGYICQPMTCVPSVCMPTTYRPASCLSKTYLSSSCWPSSCRPTSGISSSSGTCSWYCEGSFNGNEKETMQFLNDRLASYLEKVRQLERENAELESKIQEACRSQVPTMCPDYQSYFRTIEELQQKVLCTKAENARMVVHIDNAKLAADDFRTKYETEVAMRQLVEADTNGLRRILDELTLCKADLEAQVESLKEELLCLKKNHEEEVSALRCQLGDRLNIEVDAAPPVDLNRMLEEMRCQYETVVETNLRDVEEWFNTQMEELNQQVATSSEQLQSYQSDIIDLRRTVNTLEIELQAQHSLRDSLENTLAETEARYSSQLAQMQCMITNVESQLAEIRCDLERQNQEYKVLLDVKARLECEINTYRGLLESEDCKLPSNPCSTPTCPPCAPSPSVSRTICVPRTVCVPCMPCPPGRY; this comes from the exons ATGACATCCAACTGTTCACCAGCTTTCATCAAGGGCTGCCAGCGGCCCTCCTCTGTCTGTTCCAGCAGCATGAGCTGCCGGCCCGAGCTGTGCCTGGGTTACATCTGCCAGCCCATGACATGCGTGCCTTCTGTCTGCATGCCCACTACCTACCGGCCTGCCAGCTGCCTCTCCAAGACCTACCTATCCAGCTCCTGCTGGCCTAGCAGCTGCCGGCCAACGAGTGGCATCTCCAGCTCCTCGGGGACCTGCAGCTGGTACTGTGAAGGCTCCTTCAATGGCAACGAGAAAGAGACCATGCAGTTCCTGAATGACCGCCTGGCCAGCTACCTGGAGAAGGTGCGCCAGCTGGAGCGGGAGAACGCGGAGCTGGAGAGCAAGATTCAAGAGGCCTGTCGGTCTCAAGTGCCCACCATGTGTCCCGACTACCAGTCTTATTTCAGGACCATTGAGGAGCTCCAGCAGAAG GTTCTGTGCACCAAGGCAGAGAATGCCAGGATGGTCGTGCACATTGATAATGCCAAGTTGGCTGCAGACGACTTCAGGACCAA GTACGAGACAGAGGTGGCCATGCGGCAGTTGGTGGAGGCTGACACCAACGGCCTTCGCAGGATACTGGATGAGCTGACCCTGTGCAAGGCGGACCTGGAGGCCCAGGTGGAGTCCCTGAAGGAGGAGCTGCTGTGTCTCAAGAAAAACCACGAAGAG GAAGTCAGTGCCCTCCGATGCCAGCTGGGGGACCGTCTTAACATTGAGGTAGACGCTGCACCCCCTGTGGACCTAAACAGGATGCTGGAGGAGATGCGGTGTCAGTATGAGACTGTGGTGGAGACCAACCTCAGGGACGTGGAGGAATGGTTCAACACACAG ATGGAGGAGCTTAATCAACAGGTGGCCACAAGCTCTGAGCAGCTTCAGAGCTACCAGTCGGACATCATTGATCTGAGACGCACGGTCAACACACTGGAGATcgagctccaggcccagcacagcCTG AGGGACTCTCTGGAAAATACCCTGGCGGAGACTGAGGCACGTTACAGCTCCCAGCTGGCCCAGATGCAGTGCATGATCACCAACGTGGAGTCCCAGCTGGCTGAGATCCGCTGTGACCTGGAGCGGCAGAACCAGGAGTATAAGGTGCTGCTGGACGTTAAGGCCCGGCTGGAGTGTGAGATCAACACGTACAGAGGCCTGCTGGAGAGCGAGGATTGCAA GTTGCCCTCTAACCCCTGCTCCACTCCCACCTGTCCCCCTTGTGCACCTTCCCCCAGTGTGTCCCGCACCATCTGTGTGCCCCGCACTGTCTGTGTGCCTTGCATGCCCTGCCCTCCGGGCCGCTACTGA